One region of Eremothecium gossypii ATCC 10895 chromosome II, complete sequence genomic DNA includes:
- the ARO3 gene encoding 3-deoxy-7-phosphoheptulonate synthase ARO3 (Syntenic homolog of Saccharomyces cerevisiae YDR035W (ARO3)), with amino-acid sequence MFIKNEYIGDKSRLEDWRIKGYDPLTPPNVLQHELPVSANGRAIIVRAREGVVQVLSGRDDRLLVVVGPCSIHDPEAALEYAQRLSEVASRLRGELLVIMRAYLEKPRTTVGWKGLINDPDIDNSFQINKGLRISREMYTQLVEHIPIAGEMLDTISPQFLSDCFSLGAIGARTTESQLHRELASGLSFPIGFKNGTDGCLQVAIDAMRAAAHSHYFLSVTKPGVTAIVGTEGNEDTFIILRGGKDGTNYDAASVQQAKQDLVNAKLVDSAGVQRRIMIDCSHGNSNKDYRNQPKVAQDIYEQLSKGENAICGVMIESNLVEGRQDIPEGNGRVGLKYGCSITDACIGWDQTVEVLELLAKGVINKRAVMSTN; translated from the coding sequence ATGTTCATTAAAAACGAGTACATTGGTGACAAAAGCAGGCTCGAGGACTGGAGGATTAAGGGCTACGACCCACTGACTCCGCCGAATGTGCTCCAGCACGAGCTACCTGTCAGTGCAAATGGGCGCGCGATAATTGTACGGGCACGCGAGGGGGTGGTTCAAGTGCTTTCCGGCAGGGATGACCGGCTTCTGGTTGTGGTTGGGCCCTGCTCCATCCACGACCCCGAGGCCGCTCTGGAATACGCGCAGAGGCTTAGCGAGGTGGCCTCGCGGCTGCGCGGGGAGCTGCTGGTTATTATGCGTGCGTATCTGGAAAAACCGCGGACCACGGTGGGGTGGAAGGGGCTCATCAACGACCCCGACATCGATAATTCGTTCCAAATAAACAAGGGATTGCGTATCTCGCGGGAGATGTACAcgcagctggtggagcaCATTCCAATTGCGGGCGAAATGCTAGACACCATATCGCCGCAGTTCTTAAGCGACTGCTTCTCCTTGGGCGCCATTGGCGCCCGGACGACAGAATCGCAGCTGCACCGTGAGCTGGCTTCTGGACTATCGTTCCCGATCGGATTCAAGAACGGGACAGATGGCTGCTTACAGGTTGCTATTGACGCTATGCGTGCCGCTGCTCACTCTCATTACTTTCTTTCGGTTACCAAGCCTGGAGTGACTGCGATTGTTGGGACTGAAGGTAACGAGGACACCTTCATCATTCTACGCGGTGGTAAAGATGGCACAAACTATGACGCTGCCAGTGTACAACAGGCTAAGCAGGACTTGGTCAATGCGAAGCTAGTTGACAGCGCTGGGGTCCAGCGGAGGATTATGATTGACTGCTCGCATGGAAATTCCAACAAGGATTACCGCAACCAGCCGAAAGTCGCCCAAGATATCTATGAGCAGCTGAGTAAAGGTGAGAATGCCATTTGTGGGGTGATGATTGAATCCAATCTTGTAGAGGGGCGGCAGGATATCCCCGAGGGGAACGGTCGTGTGGGCCTAAAGTATGGTTGTTCGATCACCGACGCGTGCATAGGCTGGGATCAAACAGTAGAAGTATTAGAGCTGCTTGCAAAGGGCGTCATAAACAAGAGAGCTGTAATGTCGACAAATTAA
- the MUM2 gene encoding Mum2p (Syntenic homolog of Saccharomyces cerevisiae YBR057C (MUM2); 1-intron): MNSSGFMLFQHQNSLDASFANLNFGDGSAVGQGEAAGNSFMGGNGHPGNSVVSAPSPMASYAQQREPQREQKQTPKQQREQKQVAKHFHGHHHQHSKGSTSSLEQAMGGGTSYWNTDSSATSSIVSIDPGVAAGGSTAGTLTTASIMDGHTAKSSSGFSTTFATTSSQQSNPSHGSLESMESLRLELQLKETQIESLEDEITKLKSIFNQGLTFKQQEQQLQKRKLHQHALDLDHMPVEIPANLEIIFNKLATSLKRKDEELEDTRKRLESIMTAIALNPSNSVTRFGRYDEEALAHKMIVRLEMLTKENQEMAKLLSYGRSKETHIELELLKKVNRDLQRKVEQLEKQLANSGNGK, from the exons ATGAACAGTAGCGGGTTTATGCTATTT cagcaccagaACAGTCTCGATGCGTCTTTTGCGAACCTGAACTTCGGGGATGGCAGCGCGGTGGGCCAGGGAGAGGCAGCGGGGAATTCATTCATGGGCGGCAACGGCCACCCGGGCAATAGCGTGGTGAGCGCGCCGTCGCCGATGGCGAGCTacgcgcagcagcgcgagcCGCAGCGCGAGCAGAAACAGACGCCgaagcagcagcgcgagcAGAAGCAAGTGGCGAAACACTTCCACgggcaccaccaccagcaTTCCAAGGGCAGCACGAGCAGCCTGGAGCAGGCGATGGGTGGGGGTACGTCGTACTGGAACACGGACTCGTCGGCGACCTCGTCGATCGTATCCATCGATCCAGGGGTCGCCGCTGGCGGGTCGACGGCGGGAACGCTGACCACAGCGAGTATTATGGACGGTCATACGGCCAAGTCATCTTCCGGGTTCAGCACGACGTTTGCCACGACGTCGAGCCAGCAATCTAATCCCTCCCACGGCTCGCTGGAGTCGATGGAGTCGCTGCGACTGGAGCTGCAGTTGAAAGAGACACAGATAGAGTCTCTGGAAGACGAGATCACCAAGTTGAAAAGCATATTTAACCAAGGCCTGACTTTTaagcagcaggagcagcagctgcagaagcgCAAACTACACCAGCACGCCCTAGATCTCGATCACATGCCGGTTGAGATACCCGCCAATCTGGAAATCATATTTAACAAGCTGGCCACCTCACTGAAGCGCAaggacgaggagctggaggatACGCGGAAGCGACTTGAGAGCATTATGACCGCCATCGCCTTAAATCCCTCTAATTCCGTTACCCGATTCGGCCGTTATGACGAAGAAGCCCTCGCTCACAAGATGATTGTCCGACTCGAAATGTTGACAAAAGAGAACCAGGAGATGGCGAAACTGCTCAGCTATGGAAGATCGAAGGAAACGCATATTGAATTGGAACTACTAAAGAAAGTCAATAGAGATTTACAGCGCAAGGTTGAGCAGCTCGAGAAGCAATTGGCAAACAGTGGCAACGGGAAGTGA
- a CDS encoding regucalcin (Syntenic homolog of Saccharomyces cerevisiae YBR053C), whose amino-acid sequence MLQMITPSPTGTMSTMAPAVTEYFRDPNAMLSEGVTYSMETRELYWVDIYHARIHRVLDVDNPEQSHSTYDINPATYGAASAYPGSADTAERVGCVFPGLGKGGRLLFAAKRGIAELDLDSGSWRYLYLYSESGLNKAWDRLRSNDGSIAPNGAEIYVGLMADFSVGGPDTSNAPEGCVLRIHLEGWRCQMVLDGIHIPNAINWSADGSQFYLTDSLAFTIWACPVVDGSPQLLKRTPFYCTKNTGNDSHTSPEPDGGFVDCFTGHTFVAVWSTGKVQELDNAGRLVAAYTLPTPRVSSCCAGPAGELLVSTAHAGDFKTGAHSDGVGGSIFRVVIPGRRVAQAASPRLAEASFK is encoded by the coding sequence ATGCTTCAGATGATTACTCCCTCTCCAACTGGAACAATGTCAACTATGGCACCAGCAGTCACAGAGTACTTCCGCGATCCGAATGCTATGCTCTCAGAGGGCGTCACATACAGCATGGAGACCCGGGAGCTCTATTGGGTAGACATCTATCACGCTCGGATCCATCGAGTGCTAGATGTCGATAACCCCGAGCAGAGCCACAGTACGTATGATATCAACCCCGCGACATACGGTGCTGCTTCTGCGTATCCAGGCAGCGCAGACACCGCAGAGCGGGTCGGATGTGTGTTCCCTGGCCTCGGCAAAGGCGGTAGGCTGCTCTTCGCTGCAAAGCGCGGCATTGCCGAGTTGGATTTGGATAGTGGCTCCTGGAGGTACCTCTACCTGTACTCCGAGTCCGGGCTGAACAAAGCCTGGGATCGGCTGCGCTCCAACGATGGCAGCATTGCTCCTAACGGGGCTGAAATATATGTCGGACTCATGGCTGACTTTAGCGTCGGCGGGCCAGACACGTCCAATGCGCCCGAGGGCTGTGTGCTGCGGATCCACCTCGAAGGATGGCGGTGCCAGATGGTTCTAGACGGGATCCATATCCCGAACGCTATCAATTGGAGTGCAGATGGCTCGCAATTCTATCTGACTGACTCGCTAGCATTTACCATATGGGCGTGCCCGGTAGTGGACGGTAGCCCACAACTCCTCAAGAGAACCCCATTCTACTGTACCAAAAATACTGGCAATGACTCACACACTTCGCCGGAACCGGATGGTGGATTTGTGGACTGCTTTACTGGGCACACTTTCGTGGCCGTGTGGTCCACTGGCAAAGTCCAAGAACTCGACAACGCAGGCAGACTAGTCGCTGCATATACACTACCGACGCCACGAGTCAGCAGCTGTTGTGCGGGCCCCGCAGGCGAACTGCTCGTGTCCACGGCGCACGCAGGCGATTTCAAGACTGGCGCACACTCTGACGGCGTCGGAGGCAGCATTTTCAGAGTGGTAATCCCGGGCCGCCGCGTAGCCCAAGCCGCATCCCCGCGTCTTGCGGAAGCATCCTTTAAATAA
- the MRX18 gene encoding 17-beta-hydroxysteroid dehydrogenase-like protein (Syntenic homolog of Saccharomyces cerevisiae YBR056W), translating to MFERLKLRFRRCRRLRANRLADVPYPNPTLNSAIIFQNRHNHGVNLGSLFVLEKWIFESMFQCGGETEHAGIRKMMDAIGYEATAERLRKHYENYMAHIDWDWLQSIGVTAVRLPVGYWHINNGMYTAGFVFDDVRLVYMSARPWDYVRALIHDASRRNIGVLIDMHGLPGGANSEHHSGEGVDASFFKSGRNMDTVCNTMIPFIVQDLRGFHNVVGLQVVNEAVYDYAAEGQKYYYERAVNAVRANSVCLPVVISDGWSPDQWSKWINDRGLSNDIVIDTHVYRCYSDDDKSKSVQQLTDDLKDTVRLDRDAADFVVGEFSCVLDADSWAKTSGDRDQLIKNFGHEQVRVFNSNANVGWFFWTYQFQHGDGGEWGFVPMVHHGNLPSRPRLSIPDVENRIRQMVSNHVSFWRDKGGDRMEHWRFEEAVRRTAADILAFDRFDHSRIGRVHYWRSVRRAQYIRERGDSDLMWEWDQGFDQAISEFNKF from the coding sequence ATGTTCGAGAGGCTAAAACTTAGGTTCCGGCGATGCAGAAGACTCAGAGCCAACCGTTTAGCAGACGTTCCATACCCGAATCCCACGTTGAATTCCGCAATCATTTTCCAGAATCGACACAATCACGGTGTCAATCTCGGGTCGCTATTCGTCCTTGAGAAGTGGATATTCGAGTCGATGTTCCAATGTGGCGGCGAGACCGAGCATGCGGGGATCAGGAAGATGATGGATGCAATTGGCTACGAAGCCACAGCGGAGCGTCTCCGGAAACACTATGAGAACTACATGGCTCACATTGACTGGGACTGGTTGCAGAGCATCGGTGTCACCGCGGTGCGTTTGCCTGTGGGATACTGGCACATCAACAACGGTATGTACACGGCGGGCTTTGTCTTCGACGACGTTCGTCTGGTGTACATGAGTGCTCGACCATGGGACTACGTCAGAGCCTTGATACATGATGCCAGTCGCAGAAACATAGGTGTATTGATCGATATGCACGGATTGCCCGGTGGAGCCAACAGCGAACACCACAGCGGCGAAGGCGTTGACGCCTCATTCTTCAAGAGTGGCCGGAACATGGATACCGTCTGCAATACGATGATTCCGTTCATTGTGCAGGACCTTCGTGGGTTCCACAACGTTGTCGGCCTACAAGTCGTCAACGAGGCCGTCTATGACTATGCTGCAGAGGGCCAGAAGTACTACTACGAGCGTGCCGTCAACGCGGTGCGCGCGAACTCGGTCTGCCTTCCCGTCGTGATCTCCGACGGGTGGTCGCCCGACCAGTGGTCCAAGTGGATTAACGACCGCGGCCTCTCCAACGACATAGTCATCGACACCCACGTCTACCGGTGCTACTCTGACGACGACAAGTCCAAGTCTGTACAGCAGCTTACAGACGACCTCAAAGACACGGTCCGCCTCGATCGCGACGCCGCAGACTTCGTCGTGGGCGAGTTCTCGTGTGTTTTGGACGCCGACTCCTGGGCGAAGACGTCCGGCGACCGTGACCAGCTCATCAAGAACTTCGGCCACGAGCAGGTCCGTGTCTTCAACAGCAACGCCAACGTCGGCTGGTTCTTCTGGACTTACCAGTTCCAGCATGGCGACGGTGGCGAGTGGGGCTTTGTCCCCATGGTCCATCACGGTAACCTCCCCAGCAGGCCCCGCCTCTCCATCCCCGACGTCGAGAACCGTATCCGCCAGATGGTTTCCAACCACGTCTCCTTCTGGCGCGACAAGGGCGGCGATCGTATGGAGCACTGGCGGTTCGAGGAAGCGGTGCGCCGCACTGCTGCGGATATCCTTGCCTTCGACCGCTTCGACCATTCCCGCATTGGACGCGTACACTACTGGCGTTCCGTGCGCCGTGCCCAGTATATCCGCGAGCGTGGCGACAGCGACTTGATGTGGGAATGGGACCAAGGCTTTGACCAAGCTATATCTGAGTTCAACAAGTTCTAG
- the LYS14 gene encoding Lys14p (Syntenic homolog of Saccharomyces cerevisiae YDR034C (LYS14)), with amino-acid sequence MIKEAERDIDLTAAVKNNPSNAYDMSKQTRSSTKLLNMSDTAASGSGKSADSNTPQKFGSDPEPGYSGSATDLQLLSSPELVLDELSNSFRVAGIVSAGARTISAASSVDHVNMATNAPPEEGRDNKYDEVSAINSSNDLQLSLLGNNEYYEVPRPSGNRKVYSQLPSPPDTKASIKKASAVGDPKRTKRKYSRNGCTECKRRRMKCDEGKPICWQCSRLNRECKYILNARNKKRAAAKKQQPEYNVNDYRTTLEKPVPSAQFQLNSFTNSLPISNHPAVNTPDEAIIYSDVNLLLQNFNDIVNMKLNDSLFNCGTLNDDSLHDLDLSTTFHTSAEIPKVLLSDYGDTSVEFNTSLESFHLGPFHEKYLTVFYHDCLNTIAPFFEGQTNPLRDILLSFAKTEPYLLSAILAVGASARYRKFGCEDDEKAYCNYLSQCLSLLDDHYSEESKLMSKIAPIMLTVILLAWDSVYTMNSQWRSHLKGVTDLLRKTDSIPSTKVLNVVKCWFKVIETFAGISTVIGGALLDDGELDAIFDPYNNAYLAALKQLSIMTPLHEFNLLRGHKEDFDLVIKEVFKALNSIRASDKGDTFKKEGIMGKSFDYLQWSSMIPPAMRERLSYLRIQKILTDIDSQLSYKFIDNSGIIPISNCSHPENSHIVDNAIDTVVLNDGKTIAISWYDISHQTQVLSFLLIVLLKLLGIPKQSIVIQDVVRRITGFFSFLDSPDPPKNLRSCYCNFAILIAGLNSIEQETQDIIRKYYRAFGGQSHTLMKYNLERLEQVWRLQGTEDASSIEDKDIITW; translated from the coding sequence ATGATCAAAGAGGCCGAGCGCGATATTGATCTCACAGCTGCGGTGAAGAACAATCCGAGTAATGCGTATGATATGAGCAAACAGACTAGGAGTAGCACTAAACTGCTGAATATGTCGGATACAGCAGCGTCCGGCTCAGGTAAATCCGCAGATAGCAACACTCCGCAGAAGTTTGGAAGTGACCCCGAGCCCGGGTACAGCGGAAGCGCAACGGACCTACAATTACTTTCTTCTCCTGAACTGGTTTTGGACGAGCTATCGAATTCCTTTCGAGTGGCGGGGATAGTCTCGGCCGGCGCACGCACTATATCGGCAGCTTCATCGGTAGATCATGTAAATATGGCCACTAACGCACCGCCAGAGGAAGGGAGGGACAATAAATATGATGAGGTTAGCGCCATAAATTCGTCGAATGATCTGCAGTTGTCATTACTTGGGAATAATGAATATTATGAGGTACCTAGACCATCTGGTAACAGAAAAGTGTATTCACAATTACCATCTCCTCCAGATACGAAGGCAAGCATCAAAAAGGCTAGCGCGGTCGGTGACCCTAAGCGAACCAAGAGGAAATATTCTAGAAACGGGTGTACTGAATGTAAAAGAAGAAGAATGAAATGTGACGAAGGGAAGCCCATATGTTGGCAGTGTTCCCGCTTGAATAGGGAGTGCAAGTACATTCTAAATGCTAGAAACAAGAAAAGAGCAGCAGCAAAGAAGCAACAGCCTGAATATAATGTAAACGATTACAGGACCACATTAGAAAAGCCAGTACCATCCGCGCAATTCCAACTAAACTCGTTCACTAATTCCCTTCCGATTTCGAACCATCCAGCGGTTAATACACCTGACGAAGCCATTATTTATAGTGATGTTAATTTATTGCTGCAGAACTTTAACGATATCGTTAATATGAAGTTGAATGACTCCTTATTCAACTGTGGAACACTCAATGATGATAGCCTCCACGATCTGGATCTTTCGACGACATTTCATACCAGTGCGGAAATACCCAAGGTTCTGCTCTCTGATTACGGAGACACATCTGTGGAGTTTAATACTTCATTAGAGTCCTTCCATCTGGGTCCATTTCATGAGAAATATCTTACTGTATTTTATCATGACTGTTTAAACACAATTGCCCCATTCTTTGAGGGCCAAACAAACCCACTTCGTGATATTCTCTTATCATTTGCCAAAACAGAGCCATATCTGCTCTCTGCGATACTGGCGGTTGGCGCGTCGGCAAGATATAGAAAATTTGGCTGTGAAGATGACGAGAAGGCATACTGCAACTACCTTTCACAATGTCTCAGTTTACTGGATGATCACTATAGCGAAGAGAGTAAACTCATGAGCAAAATTGCCCCCATCATGTTAACTGTTATACTGTTAGCATGGGACAGCGTCTATACAATGAATTCTCAATGGCGTTCCCACTTGAAAGGCGTTACTGACCTATTGAGAAAGACGGACTCCATCCCGTCAACCAAGGTTCTCAATGTCGTGAAATGTTGGTTCAAGGTGATAGAGACATTTGCTGGTATCAGCACTGTCATTGGTGGTGCACTCCTTGATGACGGTGAACTGGACGCTATCTTTGATCCATATAATAACGCGTACCTTGCTGCACTCAAACAGCTTAGTATTATGACGCCGCTTCATGAATTCAATCTGTTAAGAGGTCATAAAGAAGACTTTGATCTTGTTATTAAGGAGGTTTTCAAGGCGCTAAATTCCATCCGGGCATCAGATAAAGGTGACACGTTCAAGAAAGAAGGCATCATGGGCAAGAGTTTTGATTATCTTCAGTGGTCAAGCATGATTCCGCCAGCGATGAGGGAAAGGTTAAGCTATCTAAGAATACAAAAAATCTTAACTGATATTGATAGCCAGCTTTCATACAAATTTATCGACAACAGCGGCATTATTCCTATAAGCAACTGTTCGCATCCTGAAAATAGCCATATAGTGGATAATGCAATCGATACAGTCGTCCTCAATGATGGTAAAACAATAGCGATTAGCTGGTATGATATATCGCACCAGACGCAGGTTCTATCTTTTCTACTAATTGTGCTGCTCAAACTCCTGGGCATTCCCAAACAGTCAATTGTAATCCAAGACGTCGTCAGGAGAATTACGGGCTTCTTTTCCTTTCTTGATAGCCCCGATCCACCGAAGAATCTTCGGAGCTGTTACTGCAATTTTGCAATATTGATTGCGGGCCTGAATTCCATTGAACAAGAAACCCAGGACATAATTAGAAAATACTACAGGGCCTTCGGTGGGCAATCCCATACCTTGATGAAATATAATCTGGAGAGGTTGGAGCAGGTTTGGAGGTTGCAAGGCACAGAGGATGCATCCAGCATAGAGGACAAGGATATTATCACATGGTAA
- the MIX14 gene encoding Mix14p (Syntenic homolog of Saccharomyces cerevisiae YDR031W (MIC14)): protein MSALDQFVMEDVAKHCPNEFMQYHKCISMNHEDPSQCDFRQRDLAVCIKQKVPVVQDIMKHCSAQMQRYEQCIRDHMESRTINENCLGLMAEMRSCAERQTAGKARPINELGGRGDERV, encoded by the coding sequence ATGTCAGCGCTTGATCAGTTTGTAATGGAGGATGTGGCTAAGCATTGCCCCAACGAGTTCATGCAGTACCACAAGTGCATCTCGATGAACCACGAGGACCCATCGCAGTGCGACTTCCGGCAGCGGGACCTTGCCGTGTGCATCAAGCAAAAGGTGCCAGTTGTGCAGGACATCATGAAGCACTGCTCGGCCCAGATGCAGAGGTACGAGCAGTGCATCAGAGACCACATGGAGTCACGGACTATCAACGAGAACTGCCTCGGCCTGATGGCCGAGATGCGGTCGTGCGCGGAGAGGCAGACTGCAGGCAAGGCACGGCCCATCAATGAGCTGGGCGGTAGAGGGGACGAGAGGGTGTAG
- the PRP6 gene encoding U4/U6-U5 snRNP complex subunit PRP6 (Syntenic homolog of Saccharomyces cerevisiae YBR055C (PRP6)) → MCENQGLETPLSSLTTAERTAMSRSRPSFLDQEPPPGYVAGIGRGAIGFASKAESAQSSYRRPSRLNEGHASGNRESGLQQEAALEQFKDHDEDKEADEIYAALDIRLTKKTAKQPQRSADSDKVKNTQDYFVDLKRQLAGLTESDWMSIPDAGDLTRRNKRQRSEYQQQLKTYAAPDSLLPGARVDLMKLTEEREKLLGHQLDANFQPDTQKQVASTEQYLAELESSTSTAELEAPSQDVTKARKMLAAYRRSDPKQPQGWIASAKLEERVNRFHSAKAIIDQGCQECPRDEDIWLENIRLNSSDVNYCKIIVAQAIQFNSKSERLWLTAIELEGENFNKLRVVRKALRNIPKSEKLWILAVRLEPDTKEVVKILSKATQILPTSPQLWKLLIKNQGPDEIRTTIQEARKSMPHNVDLCILEADIKLQATTDESKKLQLLSESIKSVSSDNKPLTFNQWLVYITNAELDACSPKTIMALVGACFTEFATEVQVTEVLAMLQTVKSESKVTKLSVCRCLALRDPSKLTFWSYYIDLCRNEGECSHLYETWETLLKGVTMVKKYPAILLMYSKEIWKMENDEVRALSILDKGIAIKPDHLAFWNAKLKLLLTMRDYETAESTLMHMKDSICFTQAAGRDRLIRDYVIFLCFRGNHDGAVGFLNSMLSKDPENPQLYLLLSRVYSETSHLTKALDLLSSAVKKLPSSDKLWIQLAYLQEHDLNTIKARSTLELGQLKNSSSIALYEARAELEDRLGNREHARLLVQEGIRKFPKSPELWVLNIRFLARKSLRKTMFQDALKNTDSHGTVLVEIGKLFYIEKQYEMALKWFERASETFPRLGDGWAWYYQTLSKLGKDTSGVLRSAEEREPDSGKLWDHVCEKNKTLYALPSDIIRLCRSEIERGAWQ, encoded by the coding sequence ATGTGCGAAAACCAGGGCCTCGAGACACCATTGTCCAGTTTAACCACAGCAGAACGAACAGCGATGAGTCGCTCGAGACCAAGCTTTCTGGATCAGGAACCACCGCCAGGATATGTTGCGGGTATTGGAAGAGGTGCGATTGGGTTTGCATCAAAGGCGGAGTCTGCTCAGAGCAGCTATAGGCGGCCTTCTAGATTGAACGAAGGACATGCAAGCGGCAATAGGGAGAGCGGGCTGCAGCAGGAAGCTGCGCTGGAGCAGTTTAAAGATCACGATGAAGATAAAGAGGCAGATGAGATCTACGCGGCTTTGGATATAAGGCTGACCAAGAAGACGGCAAAACAGCCCCAGCGAAGTGCAGATAGCGATAAAGTGAAAAACACCCAAGATTATTTTGTTGACCTGAAGCGCCAGCTGGCTGGTCTCACGGAGTCCGACTGGATGAGCATTCCGGATGCTGGTGATCTTACCCGGAGGAATAAGCGGCAACGGTCGGAATACCAACAGCAGCTGAAAACATATGCGGCGCCCGATTCGCTGCTTCCAGGTGCACGCGTAGATCTGATGAAGCTCACAGAGGAACGCGAAAAGCTCTTAGGGCACCAGCTTGATGCTAACTTCCAGCCAGATACTCAGAAACAGGTTGCATCTACTGAACAGTACctggcggagctggaatcGAGCACATCAACCGCCGAACTTGAAGCACCTTCTCAAGATGTCACAAAAGCCCGCAAAATGTTGGCTGCATACAGACGGTCCGACCCAAAACAGCCACAAGGATGGATAGCCTCTGCTAAGTTGGAGGAGCGCGTAAATCGGTTTCACTCCGCTAAAGCAATTATCGATCAAGGCTGCCAAGAGTGCCCAAGGGATGAGGATATATGGCTAGAAAATATTCGTCTAAATTCTTCTGATGTCAACTATTGTAAGATAATTGTGGCTCAGGCCATCCAATTTAATTCGAAAAGTGAAAGGCTGTGGCTGACTGCAATTGAACTCGAGGGTGAAAATTTCAATAAGCTTCGAGTTGTCAGGAAGGCGTTACGGAACATTCCTAAAAGTGAGAAACTCTGGATACTTGCTGTTCGGTTAGAACCTGATACGAAGGAGGTGGTCAAAATACTTTCCAAAGCTACCCAGATACTGCCTACTAGTCCGCAGCTTTGGAAGCTGCTAATTAAGAACCAGGGGCCAGATGAAATACGGACAACCATCCAAGAAGCCCGGAAATCGATGCCGCACAACGTTGATCTATGTATTTTGGAGGCAGATATTAAGCTACAAGCCACGACAGACGAGTCCAAAAAGTTGCAGTTACTATCAGAAAGTATTAAAAGTGTTTCTAGTGATAACAAGCCGCTAACTTTTAATCAGTGGCTCGTTTACATTACAAATGCTGAACTGGACGCATGTTCGCCAAAGACAATAATGGCCCTTGTTGGGGCGTGTTTCACTGAATTTGCTACTGAAGTGCAAGTAACAGAAGTTCTAGCTATGTTACAGACTGTTAAATCTGAGAGTAAGGTTACAAAATTATCTGTTTGCCGATGTCTCGCTCTTCGCGATCCTTCAAAACTTACCTTTTGGTCATACTATATTGATCTTTGTCGTAATGAAGGCGAATGTAGCCATCTATATGAAACTTGGGAAACACTATTGAAAGGCGTGACAATGGTAAAGAAATATCCGGCGATATTATTAATGTATTCAAAAGAGATCTGGAAAATGGAAAACGATGAAGTTCGAGCCCTAAGCATCTTAGATAAAGGTATAGCCATCAAACCAGATCACCTTGCATTCTGGAATGCCAAACTGAAATTATTGCTAACAATGCGCGACTATGAAACAGCGGAATCTACATTGATGCATATGAAGGATAGCATCTGCTTTACACAAGCAGCAGGAAGAGACAGGCTCATCCGCGATTATGTCATCTTTTTGTGCTTTCGTGGTAACCATGACGGAGCTGTAGGCTTCTTGAACTCAATGCTATCCAAGGATCCCGAAAATCCTCAACTGTACCTGCTACTTTCCCGCGTCTACTCAGAAACTTCGCACCTCACTAAAGCCCTGGATCTTCTCTCTTCGGCAGTGAAAAAGTTACCTTCATCTGATAAACTCTGGATACAACTTGCTTATCTGCAGGAACATGATTTGAACACGATAAAGGCGCGTTCGACTCTGGAGTTAGGCCAGTTAAagaattccagctccatTGCACTCTACGAAGCGCGTGCTGAACTAGAAGACAGGTTAGGTAACCGAGAACATGCCAGACTTTTAGTGCAAGAAGGAATTCGGAAATTTCCCAAAAGCCCTGAATTATGGGTTCTCAACATTAGGTTTTTGGCCCGCAAATCGCTCAGGAAAACTATGTTCCAGGATGCGCTTAAGAATACTGATAGTCATGGAACCGTCTTGGTCGAAATTGGCAAATTGTTCTACATCGAGAAGCAATATGAAATGGCTTTAAAATGGTTTGAACGCGCAAGTGAGACCTTCCCAAGGCTAGGCGACGGTTGGGCTTGGTATTATCAAACGCTAAGTAAGCTCGGAAAAGATACCAGCGGAGTCCTACGTTCCGCCGAAGAGCGAGAACCAGATTCTGGGAAATTATGGGATCACGTCTGCGAGAAAAATAAAACATTATATGCTTTACCTTCTGATATTATACGGCTATGCAGGTCTGAAATAGAGCGCGGAGCATGGCAATAA